AAACGCTGTTGAAGAATTTGCTCTCTTTCACTGCAAAAGGCTTCAAAATCTGCCAAAATATCCTCCACCTTGTCTTGTGGAATCGTCCGCAAATCCCAACAAAAACTACATTTATCCGCTACAATATTGTGTGCTACACCTCCTTCAACCATTCCAATGTGAATCGAACTATGATTGGGTTCAAATCGGTTGTCTATATGCCCTACTGCAATCAATTCCTCCATTTTGTTTTCGAGCCACAAAATCAGTCGAGCTGCTTCGTGTATCGCACTCACTTCCTGTTTGATGCGGCTGCTATGCCCCGCCGAACCATTGACAGTTGTTTGAAAAACGGCAATCCCCTTTTGCCCCACCACAGGCTGCAACAAAGTGGGTTCACCAATAATCGCATATTTGGGTTTTTCAGCATAGGTATTTTTGATGGCTTCCACCAACATTGGTCCACCCAAACACCCTACCTCTTCGTCAAAGGAAAAGGCGAGGTAAATGGGTTTTTGAAGATCTGCCACCAACATCTCAGGAACTACCGCCAAACAACACGCCAAAAATCCCTTCATATCTGCCGAGCCCCTTGCATACAATTTCCCCTCTTTTTCAACCAATTCAAAAGGATTTGTATCCCACTTTTGACCTTCAACAGGCACGACATCGGTATGTGCCGACAAAATCACTCCGCCGTCCACAGCAGGCCCAATTCTGCAATGCAAGGCAACTTTCGTTTTTTCGTCATTGTAGGCTAAGTGGTATTCCACGCCTAAATCGGTCAAATACCTCTTGATGTATTCGATGATTTCGAGGTTGCTTTGTCCGCCTAAGATGGGGTAGGAAATGAGGTTTTGGAGGA
The Chitinophagales bacterium genome window above contains:
- the argE gene encoding acetylornithine deacetylase, which translates into the protein MPPTQTILQNLISYPILGGQSNLEIIEYIKRYLTDLGVEYHLAYNDEKTKVALHCRIGPAVDGGVILSAHTDVVPVEGQKWDTNPFELVEKEGKLYARGSADMKGFLACCLAVVPEMLVADLQKPIYLAFSFDEEVGCLGGPMLVEAIKNTYAEKPKYAIIGEPTLLQPVVGQKGIAVFQTTVNGSAGHSSRIKQEVSAIHEAARLILWLENKMEELIAVGHIDNRFEPNHSSIHIGMVEGGVAHNIVADKCSFCWDLRTIPQDKVEDILADFEAFCSEREQILQQRFADFGITTEAHHPPVPPLDTPEHLSVVGLIRELTGVEELQTVAFAAEAGQFSEGGFEAVICGPGSIAQAHRANEFISCEQLEKGTEFIRRLVGMMGLGSD